The Candidatus Hydrogenedentota bacterium genome includes a window with the following:
- a CDS encoding alpha/beta hydrolase: MAMLGRRKVFIGAVLFLVIAAGAAYGVLAYYPEAGLALVRMQYERASGVTAKSTVVDGYTYPYYEGGSGEPLVMIHGFGDSKVSFVQCAKWLAPKYRVILPEVPGFGDTERDEKLKYDTRSQAERFHKFFHEIGLEKFHIAGNSMGGHITASYALLYPEDVLSVILIDASGMKIKEGEPYKDAEKPAGTPAEFDAYMDQLFVKKPAIPDSFKRYFIKQAGKNFAWQNRIRADIRTGPDIYLNDRIANIKAPTLVLWGDKDQLIELGVGEAYHAAIAGSEFVVFKDCGHSPQYERPQETAEAILAFLSYR, translated from the coding sequence ATGGCGATGTTGGGCAGGCGGAAAGTGTTCATCGGCGCGGTTCTGTTTCTGGTCATTGCGGCTGGGGCCGCTTACGGCGTACTTGCTTATTATCCCGAGGCCGGGTTGGCGCTCGTGCGCATGCAGTACGAGCGCGCGAGTGGGGTGACGGCGAAGAGCACCGTCGTCGACGGATACACCTATCCGTATTACGAGGGCGGGTCGGGCGAGCCGCTGGTCATGATTCACGGATTCGGGGACAGCAAGGTTTCGTTTGTGCAGTGCGCGAAATGGCTGGCGCCGAAGTACCGCGTGATACTTCCGGAGGTGCCGGGGTTCGGCGATACGGAGCGCGACGAGAAGCTCAAGTACGACACGCGATCGCAGGCGGAGCGCTTCCACAAATTCTTCCACGAGATTGGACTGGAGAAGTTCCACATCGCCGGGAACTCGATGGGAGGACACATCACCGCATCGTACGCGCTGTTGTATCCGGAGGACGTATTGAGCGTGATCCTAATCGACGCTTCCGGAATGAAGATCAAGGAAGGCGAGCCGTACAAGGACGCGGAGAAACCGGCGGGAACGCCGGCCGAATTTGACGCGTATATGGACCAATTGTTCGTGAAGAAACCCGCGATTCCCGATTCGTTCAAGCGATATTTCATCAAACAGGCGGGAAAGAATTTTGCGTGGCAGAACCGGATTCGCGCGGACATCCGGACCGGCCCGGACATCTATCTCAACGATCGCATTGCGAATATCAAGGCGCCGACACTCGTTCTCTGGGGAGACAAAGACCAACTGATTGAGTTGGGCGTAGGCGAGGCGTACCACGCGGCCATTGCCGGGTCCGAGTTTGTCGTGTTCAAGGACTGCGGGCATTCGCCGCAATACGAGCGCCCGCAGGAAACGGCGGAGGCGATCTTGGCGTTCTTGAGCTACAGGTAG
- a CDS encoding cobalamin synthesis protein P47K: MRLIVVGGFLGAGKTTLLAEAARRLARRGHSVGLITNDQVPDLVDTAVLTHTGAAVREVAGSCFCCNFKGFLDAVRSLEETGADCIVAEPVGSCTDLSATILQPLKEKYPQYALAPLSVLVDPQRVRAVFQNERSMLDPDAAYILRVQLEEADQVALSKCDTLSDAERDVMLAYLRQEFPHAPARALSTRSGDGIDAWIDDMCRESKSGTRVVNVDYDRYAHGEAVLGWLNAVASLRWIGGLEPDWKEFVNGLFAELQRELREKRCEVGHVKALLDTTDGRIAANLTGLNNAFDANADGALSRLNATLIMNARVQIAPDGIDVIFRDALKRASYARVAPTITAFHCISPGRPVPTYRYGNVVG; this comes from the coding sequence ATGCGGCTCATTGTCGTAGGCGGATTTCTTGGCGCGGGCAAGACAACCTTGCTCGCGGAGGCGGCGAGGCGTCTCGCCCGGCGCGGGCATTCCGTGGGCTTGATTACGAACGATCAAGTCCCCGATTTGGTCGATACCGCCGTACTGACGCATACCGGTGCGGCGGTGCGCGAAGTCGCGGGCAGTTGTTTTTGCTGCAACTTCAAGGGGTTTCTCGACGCAGTGCGGTCGCTCGAAGAAACGGGCGCGGATTGCATTGTGGCGGAGCCGGTCGGCAGTTGCACGGACCTTTCCGCGACGATACTGCAGCCCCTGAAGGAGAAGTACCCGCAGTACGCGTTGGCGCCCTTGAGCGTGCTGGTCGATCCGCAACGCGTGCGCGCGGTGTTTCAAAACGAGCGATCGATGCTGGACCCCGACGCTGCGTACATCCTGCGCGTGCAATTGGAGGAAGCCGACCAAGTCGCGCTGAGCAAGTGCGACACGCTGAGCGATGCGGAGCGCGACGTAATGCTAGCCTACCTTCGGCAGGAATTTCCGCATGCGCCGGCGCGCGCGCTTTCCACGAGATCAGGCGACGGTATCGACGCTTGGATTGACGACATGTGCCGCGAATCAAAATCGGGCACGCGCGTTGTCAACGTCGATTACGATCGGTACGCCCATGGCGAAGCGGTATTGGGTTGGCTCAACGCGGTGGCGTCACTGCGGTGGATCGGCGGGCTCGAACCCGATTGGAAGGAATTCGTGAACGGATTGTTCGCCGAGTTGCAGCGCGAACTGCGCGAGAAACGTTGCGAAGTCGGGCATGTGAAGGCGCTGCTGGATACGACCGATGGCCGGATTGCGGCGAACCTGACGGGACTGAACAACGCGTTTGACGCGAATGCGGACGGAGCGTTGAGCCGCTTGAACGCGACGCTCATCATGAATGCGCGCGTTCAGATTGCGCCCGATGGCATCGACGTCATCTTTCGCGACGCGCTCAAGCGCGCGTCGTACGCGCGGGTCGCGCCGACGATAACCGCGTTTCACTGCATCAGCCCGGGCCGTCCCGTGCCGACGTATCGGTACGGCAACGTCGTCGGGTAG
- a CDS encoding helix-turn-helix transcriptional regulator has translation MSFGDCACSGNTLDRFVRPSVMAVLARHPRGLHGYLIAQHLRGVAIFAECLPDTTGLYRVLKSMETEGYLAADWDLEGSGPARRVYTLTESGRECLRQWVATLDRYAANLVQTRAYIEQSLQRDAGAAKT, from the coding sequence ATGAGTTTCGGTGATTGCGCCTGTTCTGGGAACACGCTGGATCGGTTTGTCCGGCCGTCGGTAATGGCGGTGTTGGCGCGGCATCCGCGCGGACTCCACGGTTATCTCATCGCGCAACACTTGCGCGGGGTGGCAATTTTCGCGGAGTGTTTGCCGGATACGACCGGCTTGTACCGTGTGCTGAAGTCTATGGAGACGGAGGGTTACCTGGCCGCGGATTGGGACCTGGAAGGTAGCGGTCCGGCGCGCCGAGTGTATACCCTTACGGAATCCGGGCGGGAATGCCTGCGGCAATGGGTCGCAACGCTCGACCGTTACGCGGCGAATCTGGTGCAAACGAGGGCGTACATCGAGCAGAGTCTGCAGCGGGATGCAGGCGCCGCGAAGACGTAG
- a CDS encoding TIM barrel protein, with translation MAKPRGKYRFSFGPWNISEGADPFGPEVRTPIALAKKMRIAKQLGFDGMQFHDDDAVPELDGKSAMQIAKEAKRIKKMLEGEGLVAEFVAPRLWFAPETIDGGYTNNSPKLRRYAIDRTKKAIDIGNHLGTNAMVLWFAREGTYIRESKNARIQVLQIREALDEFLNYDPKLKILIEPKPNEPVDSAIISTIGHAVGMSYMTIDPGRVGVLLETAHSLLAGLDPSDDMGYALAHDKLWSVHLNDQGGLKFDQDKSFGSNNLRVAFNQIRVLEEYAYGQTGEWVGLDVKTMRTQKQERATKHLSNSLQTFKFLLDKVVSMDQKIVNQCIAQRDYEELDRYILSLLMGKRY, from the coding sequence ATGGCAAAGCCCAGGGGCAAGTACCGTTTTTCGTTTGGTCCGTGGAACATCTCGGAGGGCGCCGATCCTTTCGGCCCGGAAGTGCGCACGCCCATCGCGCTCGCGAAGAAAATGCGCATCGCGAAGCAGCTTGGTTTCGACGGCATGCAGTTTCACGACGATGACGCGGTCCCCGAGCTCGACGGGAAATCCGCGATGCAGATTGCGAAAGAGGCCAAACGCATCAAGAAGATGCTCGAAGGCGAAGGGCTAGTGGCGGAATTCGTGGCGCCCCGCCTGTGGTTCGCGCCCGAAACCATCGACGGCGGCTACACCAACAACTCGCCCAAGCTGCGCCGCTACGCCATCGACCGCACGAAAAAGGCGATCGACATCGGCAACCACCTCGGCACGAACGCGATGGTGCTCTGGTTTGCACGCGAAGGCACCTACATCCGCGAGAGCAAAAATGCGCGCATCCAAGTGCTCCAAATCCGCGAAGCACTCGACGAGTTCCTCAATTACGATCCGAAACTCAAAATCCTTATCGAACCCAAGCCGAACGAGCCCGTGGACAGTGCGATTATCTCTACCATCGGCCACGCCGTCGGTATGAGCTACATGACCATCGATCCCGGCCGCGTCGGCGTGCTGCTCGAGACGGCGCACTCGCTGCTCGCCGGCCTCGATCCGTCCGACGACATGGGTTACGCGCTTGCGCACGACAAACTGTGGAGCGTACACCTCAATGATCAGGGCGGACTCAAGTTCGATCAGGACAAATCGTTCGGCTCGAACAATCTCCGCGTCGCGTTCAATCAAATCCGCGTGCTCGAGGAATACGCCTATGGCCAGACCGGCGAATGGGTCGGCCTCGACGTGAAGACCATGCGCACGCAGAAACAGGAACGCGCAACCAAGCACCTGTCGAACAGCCTGCAAACCTTCAAGTTCCTGCTCGACAAGGTCGTGTCGATGGACCAAAAGATCGTAAATCAATGTATCGCCCAGCGCGACTACGAAGAACTCGACCGCTACATCCTGTCGCTTCTGATGGGAAAGCGGTATTAG
- the typA gene encoding translational GTPase TypA, which translates to MRSAANIRNVAIIAHIDHGKTTLIDSIFRAAHTFRENARVAERVMDSNELERERGITIRAKHCSVEWGDYLINIIDTPGHADFSGEVERVLSMVDSVLLLVDANEGPMPQTRYVLMRALRLGLKPIVIVNKVDRPNANPTDALHKTFDLFIELGANDEQADFTALYGSGLHGWMVRDLDADEREGMAALFETIIEKVPAPIVDTESPFLMQVSTLAWRDHIGRVGCGKVLQGALRKGPSFQRISTRWKGYNKSEGWEVVETQEERATHLWVTRGLDMVDADTVSAGDIVWIAGPKEIMIGDTFAAIDYNRSALPPLEIEEPTVSMLFLVNSGPLAGKEGRAVTIRQIRDRLARELRTNVALRVEDIDRADGVKVSGRGELHLAILIEEMRREGMELCVSAPEIITHTDANGKLLEPMEELLIDVPLEYQGVVIEKVAKRKGELTSMHNTGTGMLRLEFTIPTRGLIGYRNEFLTDTRGLGIMASRFSGYGPWCGEVVSRQRGSLYSTDSGEATSYSLANLQQRGLLFIKPMDPIYAGMVVGENSRPGDLPCNPTKRKALTNHRAAGKDHEVQLDVPRTHTLDTALEWIGNDELVEVTPKSIRMRKIVLDLEERKKLERRALAASV; encoded by the coding sequence ATGCGAAGCGCAGCGAACATCCGAAACGTAGCCATCATCGCCCACATCGACCACGGGAAGACGACCCTCATCGACTCGATCTTCCGGGCGGCGCACACCTTCCGCGAGAACGCGCGGGTGGCTGAGCGCGTGATGGACAGCAACGAACTCGAGCGGGAGCGCGGCATCACCATCCGCGCCAAGCATTGCAGCGTCGAGTGGGGCGACTACCTCATTAACATCATCGACACCCCCGGTCACGCGGACTTCTCCGGCGAGGTCGAGCGCGTGCTGTCGATGGTGGATTCGGTGCTCCTCCTCGTAGACGCGAACGAAGGCCCCATGCCGCAGACGCGTTACGTCTTGATGCGCGCGCTGAGACTGGGTCTGAAGCCGATCGTCATCGTGAACAAGGTGGACCGCCCGAATGCGAACCCCACCGACGCGTTGCACAAGACCTTCGATCTGTTCATTGAACTCGGCGCGAACGACGAGCAGGCGGACTTCACGGCGCTCTATGGTTCCGGTCTGCACGGCTGGATGGTGCGCGACCTCGACGCGGACGAGCGCGAAGGCATGGCGGCGCTGTTCGAGACCATTATCGAAAAGGTCCCTGCCCCCATCGTGGATACGGAATCGCCCTTCCTGATGCAGGTCAGTACGCTCGCGTGGCGCGATCACATCGGGCGCGTAGGCTGCGGCAAGGTGTTGCAGGGCGCGCTGCGCAAAGGCCCGAGCTTCCAGCGCATTTCCACGCGATGGAAGGGATACAACAAGAGCGAAGGCTGGGAAGTCGTCGAGACGCAGGAAGAGCGCGCCACGCACCTCTGGGTCACGCGCGGGCTCGACATGGTCGATGCGGATACTGTGTCCGCCGGCGACATCGTGTGGATCGCGGGACCAAAGGAAATCATGATCGGCGACACCTTCGCGGCGATCGACTACAACCGGTCCGCGCTGCCGCCACTCGAGATCGAGGAGCCAACGGTGTCGATGCTGTTCCTCGTGAACAGCGGTCCGCTCGCCGGCAAGGAAGGCCGCGCGGTGACGATTCGCCAAATCCGCGATCGCCTCGCGCGCGAGCTGCGCACGAACGTCGCGTTGCGCGTCGAAGACATCGATCGCGCGGACGGCGTGAAAGTCAGCGGGCGCGGCGAACTGCACCTCGCGATTCTCATCGAGGAGATGCGCCGCGAAGGCATGGAGCTCTGCGTGTCCGCTCCGGAGATCATCACGCACACGGACGCGAACGGAAAACTCCTCGAACCTATGGAAGAACTCCTTATCGACGTGCCGCTCGAATACCAGGGCGTCGTGATCGAAAAGGTCGCCAAACGCAAGGGCGAACTCACGTCCATGCACAACACCGGTACGGGCATGCTGCGTCTCGAATTCACGATCCCCACGCGCGGCCTCATCGGCTACCGCAACGAGTTCCTCACCGACACGCGCGGCCTCGGCATCATGGCGTCGCGCTTCAGCGGCTACGGTCCCTGGTGCGGCGAAGTCGTGTCGCGCCAGCGCGGCTCGCTCTACAGCACCGACAGCGGCGAAGCAACGAGTTATAGTCTCGCGAACTTGCAGCAGCGCGGATTGCTCTTCATCAAGCCGATGGACCCGATCTACGCGGGCATGGTCGTCGGCGAAAACTCGCGGCCCGGCGATCTGCCGTGCAACCCGACCAAGCGGAAAGCGCTCACCAACCACCGCGCCGCGGGCAAGGACCACGAAGTACAGCTCGACGTCCCCCGCACCCACACGCTCGATACC
- a CDS encoding amidohydrolase family protein, which translates to MGRQLAALLIGAMAIGSGCQTARHTQSHSYARIKTELDKVAIIDTHDHLWPFETLPIFSETDKGWGANLASVWRNSYYSWSSPLTPYAPKQPFPEWWAEAKDDFDNSRGMSFYRYMLPAFEDLYDVDFDRITPGQARALDNRIFENYKDQRWVYHVVTERANIELMFNDPYWARFKFETYYPFEVLVFNVTTLTRGFNPSEFNNPNDSPFAFAKKEGLPTKTLDDYLVVLDRMFENAKAAGAVCLKTTIAYERSLSFENAPREAAEAVFGKVRSELTPEQITAFQDFIMWRLVELSAKHELPFQIHTGDARVQGSNPMLLVDLIQANPKTKFILFHGGYPWIGETGVILMRHGSHVWVDSCWLPTISYTMAKRAYQEWLEVMPSDRIMFGADTGSVEGIYGATEFGRRCIADALSEKVDRGQLTEDQAIRIGRQILRDNALKLFPQLETRLWKHKGPLQPPSTK; encoded by the coding sequence ATGGGGCGTCAGCTCGCGGCGTTGCTAATTGGCGCTATGGCGATCGGATCGGGTTGCCAAACGGCGCGCCACACACAATCACACTCATACGCACGCATCAAAACTGAACTCGACAAGGTCGCGATTATCGACACCCACGATCACCTGTGGCCGTTCGAGACGCTGCCAATCTTTTCAGAAACGGACAAAGGCTGGGGCGCGAACCTTGCCAGCGTCTGGCGCAACAGCTACTACTCATGGTCCTCGCCACTCACCCCCTACGCGCCGAAGCAACCGTTTCCCGAATGGTGGGCCGAGGCGAAAGACGATTTCGACAACTCCCGCGGCATGAGCTTTTACCGCTACATGCTGCCCGCGTTCGAGGACCTCTACGACGTGGACTTCGATCGAATCACGCCGGGACAGGCGCGGGCGCTCGACAACCGCATCTTCGAAAACTACAAGGACCAGCGTTGGGTGTACCACGTCGTCACCGAACGCGCCAATATCGAACTGATGTTCAACGACCCTTACTGGGCGCGTTTCAAATTCGAGACGTACTACCCGTTCGAAGTGCTGGTGTTCAACGTCACCACGCTCACGCGCGGGTTCAATCCCTCGGAGTTCAACAATCCGAATGACAGCCCGTTTGCGTTCGCGAAGAAGGAAGGCCTGCCAACGAAGACGCTCGACGATTACCTCGTCGTGTTGGATCGCATGTTCGAGAACGCGAAGGCTGCCGGCGCGGTCTGTCTAAAAACGACGATTGCGTACGAGCGGTCGTTAAGCTTCGAGAATGCACCGCGCGAGGCGGCTGAGGCCGTGTTCGGCAAAGTGCGCAGCGAACTCACGCCGGAGCAGATCACCGCTTTCCAGGACTTCATCATGTGGCGGCTCGTCGAACTCAGCGCAAAACACGAACTCCCCTTCCAGATTCACACCGGCGACGCGCGCGTCCAGGGGTCAAACCCGATGCTGCTCGTCGATCTCATTCAGGCCAACCCGAAAACCAAGTTCATTCTCTTTCACGGCGGCTATCCGTGGATCGGCGAGACGGGCGTCATCCTCATGCGGCACGGTTCGCACGTCTGGGTCGATTCGTGCTGGCTGCCAACCATCAGCTACACCATGGCCAAGCGCGCGTACCAGGAGTGGCTCGAGGTCATGCCGTCGGATCGCATCATGTTCGGCGCGGACACCGGCAGTGTCGAGGGCATCTACGGCGCAACGGAATTCGGACGCCGCTGCATCGCAGACGCGCTCAGCGAAAAAGTCGATCGCGGCCAACTGACCGAAGACCAGGCCATCCGCATCGGCCGCCAAATCCTGCGCGACAACGCGCTCAAGCTCTTCCCCCAACTCGAAACCCGCCTCTGGAAGCACAAAGGCCCGTTGCAGCCGCCGTCGACGAAGTAA